A window from Candidatus Nitrospira neomarina encodes these proteins:
- the flhA gene encoding flagellar biosynthesis protein FlhA — translation MAFDSQKLRDELTPAHYGDVLLPIGVVGMLLLMLLPLPSFLLDLFLSFSITLAVLILLVTMHAGRPAEFSVFPSVVLLTTLFRLALNIASTRAILMHGNEGPAAAGQVIAVFGEFVVGGNYAVGIVVFSILVIINFVVITKGATRIAEVAARFTLDAMPGRQMSIDADLNAGIIDEGEARKRREAISQEADFYGSMDGASKFVRGDAIAALLIIFINVIGGLGIGVLEHGMSIIDAAKRFTLLTVGDAIVAQIPALIMSTAAGIIVTRVSTKTSLGRDLTEQIFFNPHLVAAVAGMLFFLGFLPGLPHVAFLMLGTMTAGLAYVLWNQKQEAARLKNLPKKKDPAISSGTESVDSVTPPDLMELHVGYGLVPFVDQAQGGELLERIRAIRRQTALDMGFVVPAVHIRDNLQLKPHEYNILLKGIQVAKGELVPRHLLAINPGHAKKGLQGKPGKDPCFGLPAVWIAPTEKERAQMDGYTVVDGPAIIATHMTEFIKTNGHELLGRQEVQNLLDNLAKTYPKVVDDLIPTQISLGAVVRILKNLLRERVSIRDLRTILETVADYTTQSKDPDTLTEYARQNLSRTISSQYANPDGLLQVISLDPMLDRRLMEAMRPSGNGEQGGLPPSLLNQVILSVRQAIERVVSQGYQPVLLCSQSIRSQLYRLVSPGVHALAVLSPNELDPKTQIQAIEVVRMPHEAETV, via the coding sequence ATGGCATTTGATTCTCAGAAATTACGAGACGAACTGACTCCCGCGCATTATGGGGATGTGCTCCTACCGATCGGGGTGGTGGGGATGCTCCTCCTCATGCTCTTACCCCTTCCTTCATTTCTTTTGGACCTGTTTTTATCCTTTAGCATTACACTGGCCGTTTTGATTTTACTCGTGACCATGCATGCCGGGCGTCCGGCCGAGTTCTCCGTCTTCCCCTCGGTGGTTTTACTCACCACGTTGTTCCGTCTTGCGTTAAACATTGCGTCGACGAGGGCCATTCTCATGCATGGGAACGAAGGACCCGCCGCCGCCGGACAGGTCATTGCCGTGTTTGGGGAGTTCGTGGTCGGGGGGAATTATGCGGTGGGCATTGTAGTCTTCTCCATTCTGGTCATTATCAATTTTGTCGTGATCACAAAGGGCGCCACCCGTATTGCGGAAGTCGCCGCGCGATTTACCCTGGATGCGATGCCCGGTCGGCAGATGAGTATCGATGCGGATTTGAATGCGGGGATCATTGACGAAGGCGAAGCGCGGAAACGCCGGGAGGCCATTTCCCAGGAAGCCGATTTTTACGGATCGATGGACGGTGCCAGCAAGTTTGTTCGTGGCGATGCGATTGCCGCGCTGCTCATTATCTTCATCAATGTCATTGGCGGGTTGGGCATCGGTGTGCTGGAGCACGGGATGTCCATCATTGATGCCGCCAAACGCTTCACCCTGCTGACGGTCGGGGACGCCATTGTGGCGCAAATCCCTGCCCTGATTATGTCGACGGCCGCCGGTATCATCGTGACGAGGGTTTCGACCAAAACCAGCCTTGGGCGTGATTTAACCGAACAAATCTTTTTTAATCCTCATCTTGTGGCTGCCGTGGCCGGAATGTTGTTCTTTTTAGGATTTCTTCCCGGGCTGCCGCATGTTGCGTTTTTGATGTTGGGAACGATGACCGCCGGTCTCGCCTACGTCCTGTGGAATCAGAAACAAGAAGCCGCTCGCCTGAAAAATCTCCCCAAGAAAAAAGACCCGGCCATCTCCTCCGGTACGGAATCGGTGGATTCCGTGACTCCTCCGGACCTTATGGAGCTGCATGTCGGTTATGGACTTGTGCCGTTTGTTGATCAAGCTCAGGGAGGAGAGTTGCTGGAACGGATTCGGGCTATCCGGCGACAAACGGCTCTTGACATGGGATTTGTCGTGCCCGCAGTCCATATCCGGGATAATCTTCAGCTCAAGCCGCATGAGTACAACATTCTGTTGAAGGGAATTCAGGTGGCTAAGGGAGAATTGGTGCCTCGACATTTATTGGCCATCAATCCCGGTCATGCCAAAAAGGGTCTGCAAGGAAAGCCGGGAAAAGATCCCTGTTTTGGATTGCCGGCCGTCTGGATTGCTCCGACCGAAAAAGAGCGTGCTCAAATGGATGGCTATACCGTCGTCGATGGCCCGGCCATTATCGCCACGCATATGACCGAATTTATTAAAACCAATGGGCATGAATTGCTGGGTCGGCAAGAGGTCCAGAATTTGCTGGATAACCTCGCTAAGACGTACCCCAAGGTGGTGGATGACTTGATTCCGACTCAAATATCGTTAGGAGCGGTGGTGAGAATTCTCAAGAATCTCTTGCGGGAACGAGTGTCGATCCGCGATTTACGGACTATTTTGGAGACTGTTGCGGATTACACCACTCAGAGTAAGGATCCTGACACCCTGACCGAATATGCTCGGCAAAATTTATCCAGAACGATTTCGTCCCAATACGCCAATCCCGACGGATTGCTGCAGGTGATTAGCCTGGATCCGATGCTGGATCGCCGCCTGATGGAGGCGATGCGGCCGAGTGGTAATGGAGAGCAAGGCGGGTTACCTCCCAGTTTGTTGAATCAGGTGATTCTGTCGGTCCGTCAAGCCATTGAGCGAGTCGTGAGCCAAGGATATCAACCCGTGCTGTTATGTTCCCAGTCGATTCGATCCCAACTGTATCGTCTAGTCTCGCCGGGCGTGCATGCCCTGGCGGTACTTTCTCCGAACGAGTTGGACCCTAAAACCCAAATTCAAGCAATTGAAGTTGTGAGGATGCCACATGAAGCTGAAACGGTTTGA
- the flhF gene encoding flagellar biosynthesis protein FlhF, with protein sequence MKLKRFEALSLQEALQAVKAELGPEAVIVSSRRIQKGGGLFGLLSQSVIEVTAAVDRSAQAEEGPAVRVDRSLQSLMAKRYVPEEPVRQPGPPKTDASFSEALQVATVLDPVTQNLQEMRQEIQRLREEQQDPERVLGPLRQELEGLRIVVGQVLGSQMDKRVEGLPGDVMDVYQSLVSQGVNPQTAHHLLRTVVETLGTAGVGNREAMKSLLWERMEETVAVSGPSVSKHYGQKVMMMVGPTGVGKTTTIAKLAGLARQQDEHRRTVLITLDTYRVAAVEQLRVFAKILKIPLEVAVSHKDFMECMGRHQHADLLLIDTAGRSPKDQAGYDELLAITRGQLHVETHLVLAAPMAESVQMDTIRRYQSVPIHKLIITKLDEVSMGGGLYNVLSQTGLPVSYLSAGQRVPEDLEIATRTRLVELAWAHSPGQVLQERVPLTEVAH encoded by the coding sequence ATGAAGCTGAAACGGTTTGAAGCCCTTTCATTACAAGAAGCTCTCCAAGCGGTAAAAGCCGAGCTGGGACCTGAAGCGGTCATCGTCTCATCGCGGCGTATTCAGAAAGGGGGAGGCTTGTTCGGTCTGCTCAGTCAGTCCGTCATTGAGGTCACCGCGGCGGTGGATCGTTCGGCTCAGGCGGAGGAAGGTCCTGCCGTACGTGTTGATCGATCCCTTCAGTCCCTTATGGCCAAACGTTATGTGCCGGAGGAGCCTGTTCGTCAACCGGGACCACCGAAAACGGATGCCAGTTTTTCGGAAGCTCTTCAAGTGGCGACCGTCCTCGATCCGGTGACTCAGAACCTCCAGGAAATGCGCCAGGAAATTCAACGGTTGCGTGAAGAACAACAAGATCCTGAACGGGTGTTAGGGCCCTTGCGACAGGAATTGGAAGGCTTGCGGATTGTGGTGGGACAAGTCTTGGGAAGCCAGATGGACAAACGTGTTGAAGGGTTACCTGGAGACGTAATGGACGTCTACCAGTCCTTGGTGAGTCAGGGCGTGAATCCTCAGACTGCGCATCACCTGCTTCGTACGGTTGTGGAAACGCTCGGGACAGCCGGCGTGGGAAATCGCGAAGCCATGAAAAGTCTGTTGTGGGAACGAATGGAGGAGACCGTGGCCGTCTCGGGTCCATCGGTGTCCAAACATTATGGCCAAAAAGTGATGATGATGGTTGGGCCGACCGGCGTGGGAAAAACGACGACTATTGCCAAGCTGGCCGGGTTGGCCCGTCAACAGGATGAGCATCGGCGAACCGTGTTGATTACGTTGGATACGTATCGTGTGGCAGCGGTAGAACAACTTCGGGTGTTTGCAAAAATTTTAAAAATTCCCTTGGAGGTGGCCGTGTCCCACAAGGATTTTATGGAATGCATGGGACGACATCAGCACGCGGATTTGCTGTTGATTGACACGGCGGGGCGAAGCCCAAAGGATCAAGCCGGGTATGATGAACTGCTGGCGATCACCCGTGGACAATTACACGTCGAAACGCATCTGGTGTTAGCCGCTCCGATGGCCGAGTCGGTGCAGATGGACACCATCCGCCGCTACCAATCGGTTCCTATCCATAAGCTCATCATCACGAAACTGGATGAGGTATCGATGGGCGGCGGTCTGTATAACGTCTTGTCACAGACGGGACTGCCGGTTTC